In one bacterium genomic region, the following are encoded:
- a CDS encoding 6,7-dimethyl-8-ribityllumazine synthase, with the protein MKEIKGEFSGADVKLAIVVSRFNEFISQKLLDGAIDYLNRHNVKTDKLEVYWVPGAFEIPLVAKKLAEKGDYDGIICLGAVIRGDTPHFTYIAAEVTKGIAQTALSTGVPLAYGILTTDTIDQAIERAGTKAGNKGWLAAESILEMISLLRKIG; encoded by the coding sequence AGGGGAATTCAGCGGCGCCGATGTTAAGCTTGCGATCGTGGTAAGCCGCTTTAACGAATTTATCTCACAAAAGCTTCTCGACGGTGCCATAGATTATCTTAATCGTCACAATGTTAAAACGGACAAACTCGAAGTTTACTGGGTTCCTGGAGCGTTTGAGATACCTCTCGTTGCGAAGAAGCTCGCAGAAAAGGGGGATTACGACGGCATAATATGCCTTGGCGCAGTTATCCGCGGTGATACACCCCACTTCACATACATAGCAGCTGAAGTCACAAAAGGCATAGCTCAGACCGCGCTATCGACTGGCGTGCCGCTGGCGTACGGAATTCTAACCACGGACACCATAGACCAGGCTATAGAAAGAGCAGGGACCAAAGCGGGTAATAAAGGCTGGCTCGCTGCTGAATCAATACTTGAGATGATCTCGCTTCTCAGGAAAATAGGCTAA